A genomic region of Raphanus sativus cultivar WK10039 chromosome 6, ASM80110v3, whole genome shotgun sequence contains the following coding sequences:
- the LOC108808906 gene encoding histone H4, which produces MSGRGKGGKGLGKGGAKRHRKVLRDNIQGITKPAIRRLARRGGVKRISGLIYEETRGVLKIFLENVIRDAVTYTEHARRKTVTAMDVVYALKRQGRTLYGFGG; this is translated from the coding sequence ATGTCGGGTCGTGGAAAGGGAGGCAAGGGTTTGGGGAAAGGAGGAGCGAAGCGACACAGGAAGGTCCTGAGAGACAACATCCAGGGAATCACCAAGCCTGCGATACGCCGTTTGGCTCGCAGAGGAGGCGTGAAGCGTATCAGCGGTCTGATCTACGAGGAGACACGTGGAGTGCTCAAGATCTTTTTGGAGAACGTCATCCGCGACGCCGTCACATACACCGAGCACGCGCGTAGGAAGACTGTGACCGCTATGGATGTGGTGTATGCTCTCAAGAGGCAAGGGAGGACTCTCTATGGATTCGGCGGCTAG